In Deltaproteobacteria bacterium, one genomic interval encodes:
- a CDS encoding D-glycerate dehydrogenase translates to MKPNVYVTRLIPAAGLDLLRTVCEVEVNPDDRPLGRDELLAKVRDKDGVIGLLTDRIDGEFFDAAPRLKGYANYAVGFDNIDVAEATRRRIPVSNTPGVLTDATAELAWTLLFAVARRVVEADAVMRSGQWSGWGPLQFLGADVCGKTLGIVGAGRIGTAMALMSKGFRMSVVYSSSSGRRNDVLEAELGARLVPFEDLLAQSDFISLHAPLTPRSKHLFNAAAFRRMKDSAILINTGRGPLIKEDDLVDALKIGQISGAGLDVYEFEPRLAQGLAALPNTVLLPHVGSATTSTRTNMATMAARNLLAMLSGGRPETCLNPEVL, encoded by the coding sequence ATGAAGCCGAACGTGTATGTGACCCGTCTGATTCCCGCCGCCGGCCTGGACCTGTTGCGCACCGTGTGCGAGGTGGAGGTCAATCCGGATGATCGCCCCCTGGGCCGGGACGAACTTCTGGCCAAGGTCCGGGACAAGGACGGCGTTATTGGCCTTCTGACCGACCGTATCGATGGCGAATTTTTTGACGCGGCCCCAAGGCTCAAGGGGTACGCCAATTATGCCGTGGGATTCGACAACATCGACGTGGCCGAGGCGACCCGGCGGCGCATCCCGGTGTCCAATACGCCGGGCGTGCTGACCGACGCCACGGCCGAGCTCGCCTGGACGCTTTTGTTCGCCGTGGCCAGGCGCGTGGTCGAGGCCGACGCGGTCATGCGCTCGGGGCAATGGTCCGGCTGGGGGCCGCTGCAGTTTTTGGGCGCGGACGTGTGCGGCAAGACTTTGGGCATTGTCGGGGCCGGACGCATCGGCACGGCCATGGCGCTCATGTCCAAGGGGTTTCGCATGTCCGTGGTCTATTCCAGCTCGTCGGGGCGCCGCAACGACGTGCTTGAAGCCGAACTCGGCGCGCGACTCGTGCCGTTCGAGGACCTGCTGGCCCAGTCCGACTTCATCAGCCTGCACGCGCCGCTCACGCCCAGGTCGAAACATCTCTTCAACGCAGCGGCCTTCCGCCGCATGAAGGACTCGGCCATCCTCATCAATACCGGACGCGGGCCGCTGATCAAGGAAGACGATTTGGTTGATGCCCTGAAAATCGGCCAGATCTCCGGCGCGGGCCTGGACGTGTACGAATTCGAGCCGCGTCTGGCCCAGGGGCTGGCGGCGTTGCCGAACACGGTCCTTCTGCCCCATGTCGGCTCGGCCACGACATCCACCCGCACCAACATGGCGACCATGGCCGCCCGCAACCTTCTGGCCATGCTGTCCGGCGGTCGTCCTGAAACCTGCCTTAACCCGGAAGTGCTGG
- a CDS encoding ATP-binding cassette domain-containing protein, with product MIETHNLGMHFGPVTALKDATFRVGQGEILGLLGPNGAGKSTIMKILTTYLRPSTGTATVCGFDVLRDPLKVRQKIGYLPENLPLYPRMEVGEYLDFVGQARGLHGTGLRQRLGWVLEKTGLTPMYRRPIGELSKGYRQRTALAQALVHDPEVIILDEPTTGLDPHQILEIRGLIRDLAATKTVLFSTHILQEVEAIADRVVIISQGAIRAQGTTDELAVKAGARAWGRAEIKAQGADITATLNAAGITDTEILREAEGWTRLRFTALDPMAALEELSALCADKSWALRELTLPGPSLEDIFLALTRAEQAA from the coding sequence ATGATCGAAACACACAATCTGGGCATGCACTTTGGCCCCGTCACGGCGCTGAAGGACGCCACCTTCCGCGTCGGGCAGGGCGAAATTTTGGGCCTGCTCGGTCCCAACGGAGCGGGCAAGTCCACGATCATGAAAATACTGACCACCTACCTGCGCCCGTCCACGGGCACGGCCACGGTCTGCGGATTCGACGTGCTCCGCGACCCGCTCAAAGTCCGCCAGAAAATCGGTTACCTGCCGGAAAACCTGCCCCTCTATCCGCGGATGGAGGTCGGCGAATACCTGGATTTCGTGGGACAGGCGCGCGGCCTGCACGGAACCGGGCTGCGGCAGCGCCTGGGCTGGGTTCTGGAAAAAACCGGGCTGACGCCCATGTACCGTCGGCCCATCGGCGAACTGTCCAAGGGCTACCGCCAGCGCACGGCCCTGGCCCAGGCCCTGGTCCACGACCCCGAGGTCATCATCCTGGACGAGCCGACCACGGGCCTGGACCCGCACCAGATTCTGGAAATTCGCGGCCTGATCAGGGACCTGGCCGCGACCAAGACCGTGCTCTTCTCCACCCACATCCTGCAGGAAGTGGAAGCCATCGCCGACCGTGTGGTCATCATCAGCCAAGGCGCCATCAGGGCCCAAGGCACGACGGACGAACTGGCGGTCAAGGCCGGAGCCAGGGCATGGGGCCGGGCCGAAATCAAGGCCCAAGGCGCGGACATCACCGCGACCCTGAACGCGGCGGGCATCACCGACACGGAAATCCTGCGCGAGGCCGAAGGCTGGACGCGGCTGCGCTTCACGGCCCTGGACCCGATGGCCGCCCTGGAAGAACTGTCCGCCCTGTGCG